The Triticum aestivum cultivar Chinese Spring chromosome 4B, IWGSC CS RefSeq v2.1, whole genome shotgun sequence sequence GGCATGTCTAATATGGCACCAGAATGTAATAATTTCAGGACTTAGCcgatttttataaaaaaaacagGACGAGCGTCCAATAGTATCATGCGCGCAGGGCGGGATTTAGGCGCCTCACCACTGGGCTTGGCCCAGGTCGGGGGGAGAGGCTTGGCAGGCTGGGGCATTGGGCCGGATCGCGGGGAAGGCCCACGCGGCGCGAGGGGGAGGTTGGCGCTCGTCGTCCTGCCCGACAAGGCCGATCGAGGCcaaggcagggcggcggcggcggcgcctgaaGGCGGCACCGGCGACGTGGCAGGGCCGGGAATGGCGGGCGACGGCACGGGAAGCCGGATCTGCCGgatcccggccggatccgggcggtgAGGCGGCGGCTCGGAGCTCGTGTTCCTGTTCATGGcgcagagatagagagagagggggttagggtgagagggagaggaagaacgagggaggaggcggcggggctgcACTCATCtggtcgccggcggcgggcctGCAAGGTGGCGGGGGAGGCAGCCGGTGGCGGGGATGGACGGCGGCGCGGGAAGCCGGCGGCGCtggatcgaggggctcctcccctcgagcGGTTGCGGGAGCGGGGATCCAGGCGGTGGGGCGCGCGGGCTCCTTCGGGCCCAGATTGGCCCGGGGCGGGCCTGGTGCGGGCCGCGAGGGCCACGGGAGGTGGCTAGGGGGCGTGGGCGACGTGGCAGCCCCCGGTTGGCTGCGGCCGGCGGCTACGGCGGCGCGTCCAGTGGCgtggcgccaagtggcgctgaGGAGGTGGCCGGCGGTGGAATTTGAGGTGGAGGCGGCGGAGATCCCAAGGAGGAGGGGGGTTGGCTGCGGCTGGGGTTAGGGAAGGGGGTAGGCTGCCCAAAATGGAAGGAGGAGGGGTTTAAAAAGGTAGGGGTTAGGGTTAGAGGGTGCTAAAGGGGGTTTTGGAGCCTCCGATCTTGATCGGACGGTTCCGGACGCGAGGgggggtaggctgggcctaggaggGGTTTGTGGGCTGTGCTAGAAAGGCCAGGGGCTGAAGcaaagaagagagagaggcccgacagCAGTTTTGGAGACCGAAACATCCGACAAATATATCagctatatcgcggttatatatttaacggatgggcagtcaaacgaactccgaatgcgacgaaatttggcaggcggtctgtctacactataataagactgcaCGCCAACTCTCaccccatttcgagaacatttttatgccacttataaaataatatttcggaggtgccgcgggcgcgtgcgagtgtgtccggaatcgaaacggacaacggagagaaccggcggaacccgaacggatgcaagttttgaaaagcatgcagatgaaatagagatgatgacatggcaatatgcaacacgcaagcaaatgacatggcaacgacgacgaataactggcaaacacctggcgcatcgaatccggggcgttacaacactcctccactaacaagagatctcatcccgagatcttagggccgatgtaacatcccaaattttcagatttggaatgttaataggatcattctttgtcatcatgatttctatgcatatttgaattattattattattgtttatTCAAAGTGTTTTCCAACTCAAGGCAAAAATAtttggagtggagataatatgacttctcgcCTATTAATTAGTTATGGAAAATGCTAAGAATATATTCTGGTGTCTACCTAAATTATTTTGTCTTTATAAAAACTCAAAATTGTTTTATAGTGGTTATTATGTTGCTCTTTATGTGCTTGTTTTGCATAAAATAAATTTTCAAAATTTAATTTGTGTTGTAAAAATGTTCACTGTTTTATATAACAGTAATAATATTTCTATgtatatttctggtatttttaggaAGTAATCTGCTATTGTTTTTGTTTTAGCCAATAGTTTACTGTGCAGTTGGGCAGCGCTGTAGCAAAACCAGCGCGCAGTCTCTTTTTCCACGCCCGCGCGCGCGCTAAGCAGCAGCGCAGCAGCAGCCGCTAGCAGGCCGGCGGCCCGTTTCTGCAGGCCTCAACTCACCGCGAAATTTGTTTTTGTTTCCTCCTGTGCCGCTGACACTTGGGGCCCGCCAGGTCGTCTCTTTCCTCAAGACGAACTCCTGTTCGTTCACGAGTTCTTCCTGCCGATCCAAGTCCTCGCCGATTTGGCCAAGTCTTTGCCCCTAGGCCACGGAATCCACTCTATATATATTCCCCATCTTCTTCTCTTTCgacttttggcaaatttttgtcTTCCCGTGCCCGTTTCGCCCGGATCCGATCTTGCCGGAGTTCGCCGCTGCAGGAGCATCTCGCCGGTTGTTTCCGTCGACGCAGAAGGTTCCCAGCACCTACTCTTGCCCCTGTTAATTCCGCCTTGGtctcttctctctccctcaccTATTAGTTCTCGCAGGGAAGCACCCATCCGAGTGCTTCGACCTCCGCCCCgacgaacaccaccgtcgccgctccAGCCGAACCTCACGGACGTTAGCACAAGGACCGGTCGTCCCGGAGGACGTTTTGGAGTTCGACGTGTCCCTCCTCGCCTCGTCCTGTTCTCCCCGAGCTCGGGAGGCCTTTCCAGCGACGCCAGcttcaaatccgagccgcgccgccgccgtctcatTCAATTCCGGCCGGCCTACTCTGTTCCTCTCCGGTGAGCCACCCTTAGCCGTCCGATCTCCATCCAACCGCTGGTATTAGATAGCCTGTGTTTTTTTTTATTTCCGACCGGTATGCGTTATGTAGCGGCCGTTCGTCCGTTAACCACAATAGCAGACACCCTACGGCCACTCACACCTTGCCATGTGGCAACGCCACAGCAGCCGCGGCAGTTCTTCCCAGAACGCTTTTATGGCATAATTGTTCTTTGCAGATTCCATATCAAATTTTCATTTAGGTTTATcttgagatccgtaactccaaattcATCGATTCTTTTTCCTGTGTACTCGTAGTGACCAGGAGAATATTGAAGAACCAAAGTTTCACATTTTTgaacagttcaaatttgaatttgtttaaatttgaattcaaacttccggAGGCCCTATCTTTCAAACTGTTGATCcaaattagttgattctttttgcattgtgatcctACTAGCATGTAGATAATATATGCCTACTAATATGTTCTGTTATTTAAGTCTTTATTTGAATTCGTTGTTGTTTACTTTATTTTAGTGTTATGTGAGCATAGTTTATTTATCGTTACCTCCGTTAATCGTATAGATTGTCCGGAGTGTGAAGCGGATCGGAATTAATTGTTAGAGTACTTCAGCACCGTTCAAGGCAAGTTTGCACTTTTGATTTTGATCATCCTATATTCTGCTATGCATGTGTGATTTTTATGCTATGACATGTGCTTGGTTTGATATGTATGTTCTGTGTTGTCATATTCTGGTGTGATCAACTTGCTATGATAGACGTGGGCATATGTCGAGTGATCCATGAAAGTGGTGAGTGTTTATAGCCGTAGGCTCGGGATTATTAACCAGGTGAATGCGTCACTGgcagagcgctctattgtccctagagaatgcgccattgACAGAGCGCACTTGAGACGAGGTTTAGTTTTCGGAACTTAAATCAGGTGAATGCGTCCTTGGCAGAGCGCTCTATTGTTCCTAGAGAATGCGCCACTAACAGAGCGCACTTGAGACATACTTCTGAAGTTCTTGTCATGTTTATTTAGAATCTTTGGGTTATCTTGGGCGAGTAAATTAGAGACGGTTGTGAGTTCAGGTAGTGGAGGTAGGTGAAGACATTCTTCTCCAAACTAGTGTGTTTTGTTTGTCATACATTGCTTTGTGGATGTAGGTTTGCTATATCATATTGtgtgatttgccaatacattcaatgtattgacccttgtggctgcaacttatcatgttgcaggattttcagaTGATCAGTGAGATACAGTAGGGTTGCGAGTCTTCACTCGACATGTTCTTCAGTGGGCATTGATGGACTCATCGTTGATTATGCTACCTTTCCGCTGTTATTATTGAATAAGTTAGCCATGTGCTATTCAGTTTGTAATACTTTATAACTTCTGGATCATACGTTATGttaaatgatgcacttgttatttgatattcatatgtactgtgtgtgctagcgagttgatccagggactagc is a genomic window containing:
- the LOC123090035 gene encoding uncharacterized protein, which encodes MPEALPHETPIDILEVGSELTERDIGFVQGAWPHEGATVCQHKGLGRRRHRHVGWHHRQGGRLFPQDELLFVHEFFLPIQVLADLAKSLPLGHGIHSIYIPHLLLFRLLANFCLPVPVSPGSDLAGVRRCRSISPVVSVDAEGKHPSECFDLRPDEHHRRRSSRTSRTLAQGPVVPEDVLEFDVSLLASSCSPRAREAFPATPASNPSRAAAVSFNSGRPTLFLSDCPECEADRN